Genomic DNA from Corynebacterium diphtheriae:
AGCACGAGGTGTCTCTCTTGGCGTCCGGCATTGGCATGCAACAAGCACTGCGCGCCAAAGAGATTCTTCGCGACGAGTTCAACATCGGCGCTAACATCTTCTCGGTTACCTCTTGGGTAGAGTTGGCACGCGAAGGACACGCCAAGGAGCGTGAGGCACTGCGCAACCCAGGGATTGAGCAGGAAGAGGCGTTTGCCACCACCCAGCTCAAGAAGGGCTCCGGACCGTACATCGCCGTTTCCGACTTTGCTACCGATCTGCAAGAACAGATCCGCCGCTTTGTCCCAGGCGACTACACCACCTTGGGCGCCGACGGCTTCGGCTTCTCCGATACCCGCCCAGCCGCCCGCCGCTTCTTCAACATCGATGCCGAGTCCGTTGTTGTCGCAGCACTGAACGGCTTGGTAAAGCAAGGCAAGATTGATCGCAGCGTTGCAGCCGAAGCAGCTCAGCGTTTCAACCTCACCGACCCAACCAAAGCTTAAAGATTAAATCCAAAAATGTACCGTCACCACATAATTTCTTATGTGTGACGGTACATTTTTGGTGAAACCGCTCAAGAAACTAAATTATTTCTCACTCGGCAATCCAAGATTGGGCAGTGCTCCGAAATATTCAATGTAAGTATTGTTACCGAGGCAAAATTATTGGCCTCGGTGGAAAGAAAAGAGATATTAAAATGGCCGCGTTGAATTCTTCTATTTTTAAGAATAAAAAAGCTGTCGCTGGTGTTATAAGCGTTTTTACGGTGTTGTTCGTCGTAGCGCTGATTGTGTTCAAGCCATGGTTGTTGTTCGTCGATAAGCACGTCGATGATGAGATTCCGGCCGCCGTTGCTGCACACGCAACGATGACTCCCGCTCAGCCGAGTGAGTCGGAAGCTATGACACCGCCTAAAGCTCAGTCCAGACAAGGTCAGTTTATTTCTCATGAACACGAGACGTCTGGCACCGCAACCTTGATTGTGGATGCTGATGGCAAAAAGAAGCTGGTATTGACCGATTTGGCCACATCGAACGGCCCTGACGTTCACGTGTGGTTGAGCAAGGCGCCTGTCATCCCAGGCAAAGACGGTTGGTTTGTTGCCAAGGATCACGAGCACTTTGATGTTGCACCGATCAAGGGCAACATAGGCAACCAAGTTTACGATCTGCCTGACGACGTCAACTTCGATGAGTGGACCTCAGTCGTGCTGTGGTGCGATGACTTCAACGTCTCCTTCGGCGCCGCTGAATTGAGCTAACGCCCGCTTTCTTTCACCTTATGTTCGGCTACCACTGCCCGCCTAATTCCGGCAGTTCGGTGCCGAACATTTGTCGTTCTAGTTCCCCTGCCAATGCTTCGGAATAGACGTTCGTAATATGGGAGGAATCGCGGTACACCAACATGTTGCCGATCACGCCTGGACAACGCTGGTCATTACACAGTCCATTGGTCAGATCGAGATTAGTGATGTCGATTCCTTGGTATGCGTCGATTGCGGGATTTGTTTCGGCCAGTGCATCGCTTCGACTCATACCGCAGTCATTTTTGGTGCTACCTGGCTGGTAAAAACCGTCAGAGACGCAGAGACGAACATCCAACTGGCCTTTTTCGTCACGCGAGTATGGAGTATCACGTAGTCCCCAAATATGAATCCCGTGATCGCTGAGACGCTTTGTCACTGATTCAAATTGCGGTGGAACGACTTCTGCTTTGTCATCAGGAACAATTCCATTATTCATAAATCCAAGATGTGGCAAGGTGTTGATCATAAAGACGCCGTCAGTCGGCGGGTTATCGATCATGTGCTGCATAGCTTTTTCTTGCCACTCGGCGCATTCCGGATAAGGTTGGCCATCTTTTCGCGGCAGGTTTAACCCTGGGTAACAACCCATTTTGACCAACGGAATAACCTTGATGCCTTGTCGACGACCAATGATGTCCAACGCAGGGAGATGATGCTCTGCATGCGAGCTGCCATAAAGGTACATCGTTCGGGATGCTGTAGCATCGCCAAACGCACATTCTTCTGCTTTTGTATTTCGGCCGTGGTTTAGCACCAGCTCGGAGCCGTCGTAAAGCGAAGAGCACTGATCGCGATCAGTGGGTGGATACATGGACTCCGCTGTGTTAGCCGCATCGGGTACTGGCGGAACTTCAGGCGCATCTGCGTTGGTCAACAGCGCGTAAGGGCCTGGGAATACCACGTTTGGCTCACCGGTGAATTTCTGAGCCGATGCACTCGGACGTAATTCTTGAATTTGCTGAGCAAGAGTCAGCGTCAGCACGGTAACAATGACAGTTCCGCCCAACTGGGCCAGCATCGACCTACTGGGGAAAACAAACGCAGCGGTTCGCGGTGCTTTGGCTTTTCCACGCAAGGGAGATTCCACCCATCGCAAAGTGCACCATGCCAAAAGCATCGACAACACGATAACGCTCACGCCCACCACGATGCCTTTTTGGATACCCAAAGTACGAGTAATACCCATACCATGAGCATCACCGTTGCCTGGGCCCGAAGAAAAGTATCGCGTAGCAATAACCAACAATGGCCAGTGCCACAGATAAAGGCTGTAAGAAATACGCCCCAAGAACTGGAAGACTGGCATATCCAGCACAGTGGTAACGCTCCACCGCGTAGGATTTGTGCCTGCGACGATTACCAGCGCCGCACCAGCCAACGGGATAAGTGTTAGCGGTCCTGGGAATTCTTGGCTTCCGTTGAGGAACAAACCAGTAAAGAGAATTGCTGCGATACCGACTATCCCTGTGGGAAGTTGCCACCAGCGCGCACTCCCCTGAGCCACAGTGCGGACCTTCTTTAGCCCGAGGAGCATACCGAATAGTCCGCCAAGGCCGATTTCCCAGAAACGGCTCAATGGCGAATAGTAGTTAAGCCCTTGATTGATCTGATGCAAGTACCCAGCGTAAGCAAAGCTCGACAGCGTTGCCGCCGCCAAAATAATTGCCATAATCGCCTGCGCTGTGGAATTTTTCCCGTTGATCGCACTACGCCACAGCCACCCAAATGCAGCGATGACAATAAGGCTGGCCAAATAAATCTGGAGCTGGGCAGACATCGACCAGATGTGTTGGTAAATGCTCACGTCACGGCCAATGGCCGCATAGTCTTGGCCGTCGCTAGCTAAGTTGAGATTTTGAACGTAGAGCAGCGATGCGATGGCATCTTCTCCCACGTGCTGCCATCGTGCCTTGGAAAATAGCGCTAATGCAAGCAGCATCGTGGCAAGTATGACTGCTAACAGCGCGGGGAATAGGCGCCGCATAATTCGCACCACGGCAGAAACAAAGGAGGTTCCTTGCGCAGAAAGCGCGTTTTTAAGCTGGGAGCTAAAAAAGAAGTAGCCTCCGATAAATAGGAATACGTCTACACCGGACGAAACTCGCCCGACAAAACAGTGGAAAATCACAACGAGTGCAATGGCAAGACCTCGCAGGCCGTCAATGTCTGTGCGGTAAATTTTCCGTGGGGCTGTGGCGGTTATAGGGGTGGGCTCGTTAGGCAGGGTCACGATTTCGTTTTCAACTTTGATCAGGTGTCGGTGGCGAACTTGGCGGACGGTAGATAAAATCCCTCGTTGCGCGCTCGAGAAGCAGCACCTTGAGCGAGATGTACCTTGCCAGTCTAAATCAGCTGGTTCGAGGTGGCGCACACCGACTCTCTAGCTGGGGCTGCACGAGGAGCTATATACGCATGGACGTACATACGTGGAAGAAACACTTTGCCACCATCTTTGCATGGATCATAGCGGTACCTTTTGTGGTTCGTGCTGTATATGTGCTGCCTTCTCAAGGAATCGGAAGTGACTTCACACCCATTTGGAATGCGGTCAAAAAGTTTACTGCTGGTGCGCGGGTTTACGACGAAGACTACTCCACTGTCGATCCCCACTATCTTTACTCACCCGGCGCGACTGCACTTTTGAGCCCCATTGGATTATTTAGCGATAAAACCTTTGCTACGTGGGTCATGATGTTCCTCGGAGCTGTCTGTATCTTGTTTGCTCTAGCGATAGCCACGCGAATGCTCACGGGTACATGGTCTTCCCTGTGGCTACCAATTTTTGTCATTGCGTTTTTCTATCCTCATGAGCCGATAGTGAGCACCCTAGGGCTGACCAACATTAATGGTTTTTTGCTGTTCATGTTGGTGGTTTATGTGTGGGGCACGCTTCGCGTGGAAACTGAACCCGTAGGACTCGTGCGGACATTTTTCCGCGAACTGCAACAGTATCCGGTCTGGATCGCAGGTGTTGCGCTGGGCGTATGTATCACCATCAAACCACAATTCCTCGCCATGGCGTTGATTAGCTTGCTCACATTGCATTTTTCAGTGCTGTTCGTGGGCGCAGGTGTAGTGATTGTGTTGTTTGCCATGGGGTGGGTTTTTATGAATCAGCCCAGTGACTATTTCTCGGAATTGTTGCCCTACATCAGCACTCCGCGTAGTTACGATAATGGTTCGTTGCAGGGTGTTGCTATGCGATATGGCTGGAGTTCGGGTGTTACAACCACCGCAATTGTTCTGTTGTGGCTGGTTACGCTTATCGCGGTTGTTGCACTTATTAAATGGAAGCGTTCCGACGCCGTCTTTTGGGCGTTTAGTTCCATCGGTGTGTTGTTCTGTGCAATGTTGATGTCGAGTGGCCTTGTTCAGGGTTATTACTGCATTTGGTTGTTACCACTTGCTATGACGATTGTGCGGAAGGGTTCCCCCATGCGTCACCCGGTGATGTGGTTGGCGTTTTGGGCGTTGTTCTATAACGCTTCTTGGTTCTACGAGCACACACCATGGGCACGTGGTTTCCTCGACATGCGCTCTGTGTTGGCGTGGCTCGTTATTCCAGTCGTCTATGTGGTATGGGCGCTTATGCGTCGTCCTTCTGCACATTCTGAGCTGCTTGTTGCACCATCTGGTCGATAGCTTTATTGACGATCGCTGGTTGTTCCAGAATGATCATGTGTCCGGCGTTGGGTGCAATTTGTAATCCTGCATCGGACCACAGGGATACGATGCGTTCTGACTGACTCTGTGGAGTCACAGCGTCTTGTTCTCCCACGATTACGACCCCAGGAATGCCGCTTAGCGCCCGCGCATTGTCAATCTCATCGTGTTCTTGCAAATCGTCCAAGAATCCTACGTAGGTTGACAATGGGGTGTCGTTAATCAGCTTTGCGTGAAAGTCAACGATCTCTCGTGGCATCGGTGTTTGGAATACCGTCATAGCAAGGGTGGGTGCTACGAGAGCGGCGATTTGTTCGCGTAATCGAGCAGTTTCTGTGGGTGATGCTTCTACGGCATCGCGGACTTTTTCTACCACTGGTAAAGCAAGAACTTGGGGTACTCCTTGGCTAGCAAAAGACTCAATTGCGGTAGCGACCAAGATGACAGAGGCAGTCTGTTGCCTAATTTCTGGGTAGCGTCCCAATAGGTTGATCGCCACCATTCCGCCGAGTGAGTGTCCAATTATGACGATCGGCCCTTTAATGTGTGCTGCAGCGATTACGGAGGAGACGTCATCAGCTGCGCCGTCGATAGTGCATTCTTCTACTGAGAATTCTCCGGTGGCGCCGTGACCTCTTAGGTCCATCAGCAAGCAGCGTGCATTCGGAGCGCAATGCGCGACTTGGAGGTGCCATGCAGAAGCAGCGAGAGTGAAACCGTGGATAAAAACGATGGTGACCTCTGCGTCATCGGGTCCATCAAGGTAGTAATGAATACCATTGGCTACGCGGGATTCACTGAAAAAATGAACGGGACCGACGGGCATCTTTTTAGCGCGTGCTAAGACTTGCCGACGCCGTCCCTTGGAAGTCAATCGAGGCAGTCGCATGCATTAAATGCTACGCCTGCGTAAAGTCATACTTGTTGTTACCCCCTGTGCAGGAGACGTATCCCCTTGGCATCTTTGCAAGATCAACTACTGAAGTTGCAATCCGATCAGCCCTCTTCAAATTCTCAAGAGGAAGCGACCGCTTTTTCGCGGGTATGTGCGGTGCTCAAACGCGTAGGTCTTGATCCCGAAAAGATGACTCCCGATACCGTTTTAGAAGATGCTGGGGTCGATTCTTTGGATCGTATTGAGATCACAGTTCGCCTTGAGCAAGAAAGCGGCATCGAGCTTC
This window encodes:
- a CDS encoding acyl carrier protein; the encoded protein is MASLQDQLLKLQSDQPSSNSQEEATAFSRVCAVLKRVGLDPEKMTPDTVLEDAGVDSLDRIEITVRLEQESGIELHDADVFPARTVHDLMQLIDQ
- a CDS encoding acyltransferase family protein, which encodes MTLPNEPTPITATAPRKIYRTDIDGLRGLAIALVVIFHCFVGRVSSGVDVFLFIGGYFFFSSQLKNALSAQGTSFVSAVVRIMRRLFPALLAVILATMLLALALFSKARWQHVGEDAIASLLYVQNLNLASDGQDYAAIGRDVSIYQHIWSMSAQLQIYLASLIVIAAFGWLWRSAINGKNSTAQAIMAIILAAATLSSFAYAGYLHQINQGLNYYSPLSRFWEIGLGGLFGMLLGLKKVRTVAQGSARWWQLPTGIVGIAAILFTGLFLNGSQEFPGPLTLIPLAGAALVIVAGTNPTRWSVTTVLDMPVFQFLGRISYSLYLWHWPLLVIATRYFSSGPGNGDAHGMGITRTLGIQKGIVVGVSVIVLSMLLAWCTLRWVESPLRGKAKAPRTAAFVFPSRSMLAQLGGTVIVTVLTLTLAQQIQELRPSASAQKFTGEPNVVFPGPYALLTNADAPEVPPVPDAANTAESMYPPTDRDQCSSLYDGSELVLNHGRNTKAEECAFGDATASRTMYLYGSSHAEHHLPALDIIGRRQGIKVIPLVKMGCYPGLNLPRKDGQPYPECAEWQEKAMQHMIDNPPTDGVFMINTLPHLGFMNNGIVPDDKAEVVPPQFESVTKRLSDHGIHIWGLRDTPYSRDEKGQLDVRLCVSDGFYQPGSTKNDCGMSRSDALAETNPAIDAYQGIDITNLDLTNGLCNDQRCPGVIGNMLVYRDSSHITNVYSEALAGELERQMFGTELPELGGQW
- a CDS encoding DM13 domain-containing protein, giving the protein MLRNIQCKYCYRGKIIGLGGKKRDIKMAALNSSIFKNKKAVAGVISVFTVLFVVALIVFKPWLLFVDKHVDDEIPAAVAAHATMTPAQPSESEAMTPPKAQSRQGQFISHEHETSGTATLIVDADGKKKLVLTDLATSNGPDVHVWLSKAPVIPGKDGWFVAKDHEHFDVAPIKGNIGNQVYDLPDDVNFDEWTSVVLWCDDFNVSFGAAELS
- a CDS encoding alpha/beta fold hydrolase is translated as MRLPRLTSKGRRRQVLARAKKMPVGPVHFFSESRVANGIHYYLDGPDDAEVTIVFIHGFTLAASAWHLQVAHCAPNARCLLMDLRGHGATGEFSVEECTIDGAADDVSSVIAAAHIKGPIVIIGHSLGGMVAINLLGRYPEIRQQTASVILVATAIESFASQGVPQVLALPVVEKVRDAVEASPTETARLREQIAALVAPTLAMTVFQTPMPREIVDFHAKLINDTPLSTYVGFLDDLQEHDEIDNARALSGIPGVVIVGEQDAVTPQSQSERIVSLWSDAGLQIAPNAGHMIILEQPAIVNKAIDQMVQQAAQNVQKDDA
- a CDS encoding glycosyltransferase family 87 protein gives rise to the protein MDVHTWKKHFATIFAWIIAVPFVVRAVYVLPSQGIGSDFTPIWNAVKKFTAGARVYDEDYSTVDPHYLYSPGATALLSPIGLFSDKTFATWVMMFLGAVCILFALAIATRMLTGTWSSLWLPIFVIAFFYPHEPIVSTLGLTNINGFLLFMLVVYVWGTLRVETEPVGLVRTFFRELQQYPVWIAGVALGVCITIKPQFLAMALISLLTLHFSVLFVGAGVVIVLFAMGWVFMNQPSDYFSELLPYISTPRSYDNGSLQGVAMRYGWSSGVTTTAIVLLWLVTLIAVVALIKWKRSDAVFWAFSSIGVLFCAMLMSSGLVQGYYCIWLLPLAMTIVRKGSPMRHPVMWLAFWALFYNASWFYEHTPWARGFLDMRSVLAWLVIPVVYVVWALMRRPSAHSELLVAPSGR